A window of Rhododendron vialii isolate Sample 1 chromosome 11a, ASM3025357v1 genomic DNA:
tagtagtgtaccttggatcacagaggaatcctgctcctgctcctcagCCTGTAGAGCAAAGATACGTCCTCCGGTGCCTTGCTGGGTTCCaatgggctgctttcccttgttctgcccGTTCAGCTGCTGTGTTGAACCTCCAGGGTTCTGTTTCACAAAGCTGGCCTGCCCGGGCTGTTGAGTCTTCTGACTCCAAAAGCTCCCATTCTTCTCTTTCTGGGGCTGGGGGCACTCACGCCTGTAGTGACCCatggcctggcagttgaagcacTGGACCATTGCTCTGTCCTGGCTGCCCCTCTGCGGTTTACTATGCCCGGATGCAACAGTCCTCCAAGGTTGGTTGCTTTGAGCTGAGGTGAATGGCTTGGTCCGGTAaggtccacggttgttgttgggtggctgggttcggattggcccgccagtgttgcccgttgccttcctccatcaagtcttgaagtcagcctcctcgctttccaggcggagggcacactgaaccacaccattataggtggtaaaggcttgtgccactacggcccttcgagcggtagtcagcccccactcaaaTCTCCTTGCCTTGCTGCTTCTGTTGCCAcagcggttggggcgtaacgggacaGCTCTTCAaacttggccgcgtactgggtcacggtcattgTCCCTTGTTTTAGGTTCATgaattcctgctccttggctaggcgaaggggtgtagggaagtatttgtcgaggaaaaGGGTCTCAAACTCGGcgaaggtcatggtggctatggcatgggtggctTCCATCAACTCCCACCAGTAACGGGCTTCCCctttcagctggtaagtggctaaggccacacggtctccgttccgggtgatctccaaggtgtccaggatcaccttggtttctttcagccaggcttccgccacggtagggttaggatctccgttgaaggtcgggggtcgacgcTTGCAAAACTCATTCATCGCCCGGGTGcgggtcattggtccatcatcgtggttttggttatggcgGTTAGCATTCAGGGCGGTTACGAGTGCTCGCATGACTTGAGCTAGGTCGGTGTTAATGTTCGAGGATTCTCCGTTCTCGTATCCTAGtccgctgcgtcggttcaccatctacgagtaaaaattgtatgggggcggtttagtctacttacaattttcctttttgtaaacGATATTCATCAAATAATATGCAACGGAAATTTTCAAGTATAAGTAAGGTTTTCATAGATAAACAAGgaattacaatcataagcatagagttctactataaaacaagtagactGAAAATGAGATTCCTACTACAAAGTGAGAAGATCCTACTACATGGTTCTTCTAGCCTTAGTGCTTTCAAGGGCGACTCAAGCTATCAAAACCTTATTCTAACACTACTATTCTACTAACGAGGTGGAATGAGTCCGAATAACTCTCTAAGCTGCTCCATCCACTCCTTCTCCCGGATCTCGAGCCAACGTTTTCCCTCGCGGTGAATCTTCTCAGCAAGTTCCCTCAGTGGTGAGTCCTGAGGATCGAGCGCCAAGTACTGATCCTCGCTGGTGTAGGGTGTCATTACAACTATCTCGTATAGCTGTTCACCAGTCTCGGGGTCGCGAACTCCCAAGTGTGGGATGGGAATAGGGCTCTCGGGTGATATCAAGGTCTTGTAGTACAGCAGATCTGCTACGGTGATAAGGGTACGGCAATCCATATCTACAATAAGgaaagttatatattagacttaagatGGTGGAATGCAATCGCATGCATACAATTATACATAAACAGTGATCAAGTCTAATAGAAAACACAAGTCTTTCATTTCATAATAAACAAGTACCACATAGAAGGCTTACTAGCCACAACTTCCTACTAGAACTGATTACATTAAAGGGTCCAACTACTACTTAAGCTTCCTTAATTACTCTAGAAAATCCTAGGGAACTCCATCCGATAAGCGCCTATGTCGGTCtcaaaaggtggtggtggcacaTCACCGGGGTTAGTGGTTATAACCATGACTTCGGGTTCCGTTCTTAGGAATGCTATTTCCTCCTCGTCGGATTCTTCATCCTCATCGTCCCAGTCGTCTAAGTCCTCGTCGTCGGACGGTGCATCGGGATCCGGTCCTTCCATAAGGTGCTGCCAATCTGCTTCGTTTATTGGTGGGTCGTTGAACTCTTCGGTGTCCTCTTCGGGTTCCTACATAGGTTCTTCCTCCTCCGGATCTTCCTCGGGGTCCTCTTCCGGTTCTCCCGCAATCATGTTGATGGGAGGGATTATTGGAATTTGGGCGAGGGCTGCTCCCACATTGTCCTCTCCATTTCCCTCAATTAGGAATTCTACGTCGTTgggaggtgctatttggactagaACTGGTGCCGCTTTGACATCTCCTCCTCCCTTGGGAAGTATGATCGAGCCATGCTCTCGGTAGTAGTCATTGGTGTAGGGAAAAGCATAAGGGAAGTAAGGATCTTCTATCAGCTGGTTTGTCATCGACTAGGGTACTCGCGAGATGGTGTGCTTCGGCTAGCTGGTTGATTTGGTATGCactcaagtgattcatctacaaggaaaaatttctattagtcaagtttttgaaaagaagttttagtaaaacttagagaaaactttttaggtttctacattccacattcgattcttgatttaagtcatcatccaattgttcgggaattcccagctcggcggtATTGCCAATTCcgcgcgccttgcttcaatccgaagattgttttgacagaattccacccaatttgggatggtaaacttaaattcaattcacatttgtgcaacggtcaaacttattgtgtggttctacccattctacccatggccgaggttttgaacctaaagctctgataccaagttgtaacgccccgaattttgggtacgttaagtatacattttattgaaaataaactaagtctggctcttttattacaacaaaaaacttaaaagaagtacttttattacaaatgggagggaactaaggttcctaactactactccgcttgttcttccatccgggctagctcttcggcttcaaatgcctccaaggtgtaaagttcaccctgttcatctatgaggtctgacatattataccggcgttgtaacgaccctgaattttggtcaataaaaatttcgttaaatatttgaattagatttaaattacttattttctcttgattgttatatgatttcttgttaatattcgtcgtagttagattttggtcctttgttaaactcttgactagaaaaacctacgtgaccaatttagttaatttccaaccgactacttggt
This region includes:
- the LOC131306861 gene encoding uncharacterized protein LOC131306861, which produces MSVSKGGGGTSPGLVVITMTSGSVLRNAISSSSDSSSSSSQSSKSSSSDGASGSGPSIRCCQSASFIGGSLNSSVSSSGSYIGSSSSGSSSGSSSGSPAIMLMGGIIGIWARAAPTLSSPFPSIRNSTSLGGAIWTRTGAALTSPPPLGNTCEAWKRETRYALGLAGVVGRGGTHDLPQQKSMVGSSYPHNSSVGFERSGSSI